GCAGCGTCAATGTCATTTTCCGAAACTGCCCTGCCGAACTCTTCTTCCAGCGCCTCGGGGTTGGTGGATGCGCTTCTGAAAAATAAGAGCCTCTCGACCACTACTGCAAACGCAATTACAGATAGGCCGGCTATCAGCCACATCAATATTCCGCCTGCTCTCATGTATTCAAGCAACTGCTGTCTCTCCTCTCTTTTTACCGCAACTTACCGCCTTCCCCTGACCAGCAGCCAGAGGAAGAATATCGATCCTATGAACGAAGTGAGGACTCCCACGGGAACTTCGGCAGGTGACCACAGGATGCGCGCCGCCGTGTCGCAGAGCACCAGAAAGGCTCCGCCGAAGAAGAGCGATGCCAGAGCAAGCTTCCTGTGGTCCGTCCCAACGAACTTCCTGCAAATGTGCGGCCCCAGCAGCCCGACAAATCCGATCGGTCCGCAGGTCGCGACGTTTATTCCTATCACGATAGAAACCGAGAAGAAAAGGAGCCTCCTTAACCTGACGACCGAGACGCCCCTGCTTGCCGCAATGTCCTCTCCGCAGACGAAGAGATTGAGCTCAGGTGCCGTTACAAATGCGACTGCAAAAATTACGGCAAGGGCAGGCAGAGTTGCCAGCACGGGGCCGAACCCGACTGCCTGGATGCCTCCCATAGACCATCTCATCATCCTGAATGTGTCAATGTAGCCCCCCGTGAACTGTATTATCATGTTCAGGCTCCCGAAAAGGAAGCTCATTGCAACTCCTGCAAGGAGCAGTGTAGCCTCCGACATACCGCCCCGCCTGAGGTTGCCTGCCGCGTATATTGCAAAGGTCGCAGCAAGGGCGCCGGCGAATGCCGCCAGAGAGAGCCCCGATACCGCTCCGAAGAGGGAGAAGACTATGCCCGTACGGATGTAGACTACCGCTCCGAAGGCGGCCCCCGTCGAGACGCCCAGCATATCAGGCGAGGCAAGAGGATTCCTGAAGAGGGCCTGGAAGATCAGTCCGCAGAGCGCCAGGGTGGAGCCCGTTATCCATCCGAGAAGGACGCGCGGCACCCTCAGGTCCCACATTATCCGGATGATGTTTTCATCCGCGCCTCCCAAGAGGTCCGATATGCCGATATTCTGCATACCTATAAAGGGCGCGACGGCAACGACCGCAAGAGAAAATATGAAGAGGAAGGGCAGGGCAAGGCGCCTCATCTTACAAGACCCCCGGGAGCAACATAGGGCATGATCTGTCCCTCCGAAGTGAAGCTCTTGAAGCCGGTGTCGAATATTTCCGGGAGGAGCCCCTCTTCAAGAAGTTCAGAGCTTTCTCCCTTCCACACCATCCTGCCTTTTTTGATCGCCAGCACCTCATCCGCACCGTGAAGGGCAAGGTTGATGTCATGCGTCACGAGAAGCACAGTCATTCCCTGTTCCCTGTTGACCCGCTCTATGAGTTCCAGCGTCTCTACCTGATGCCTGTAATCGAGGAAGCTGGTCGGTTCATCGAGGAAGAGGATGTCTGTGCTCTGGGCCAGTGCTGCCGCTATAAGGGCCTTCTGCCGCTCGCCTCCGCTCAGGCTGTTCAGCTGCCTGTCTGCGATGTCGGCAACATCGGCCGTTTCCAGCGATCTGTCGATGATCGACCTGTCCTCCACGGTCTCGCCTCCGATGGCCTTCTGCCAGGGATAACGGGACATAAGGGCAAACTCCCTTACAGTGAAGGGGAGCGAGTCGGAACCGGTCTGATGGACCCATGCTATCCTTCTTGCAAGCGCTCGTTCGGACATTGAAGAGAGGGAAACACCTTCAAGTGAGACCCGGCCCGTAAAGTTCTTGTGGAGCCTGCCGATGCATTTGAGCAGTGAGCTCTTGCCCGCCCCATTTGGGCCTATGATGCCAAGATATCTCCCCTTTTCAAGCGAGAAGGAGATGTCCTCAAGTATCCGAACACCCCCAAGATCAAGCGAAAGCCCCTCTATGTCAAGAAACTTCTGAGTGCTCACCACTTGACCTCCGGGTGTATCGCCTTCGCGAATGCTTTGAGGATCTTTCCCGATCTTGCGCCCGGCCTGAGATAGACGGTGCCCTGCATAATATATATACGGCCCTTTTTGACGGCTTCGACCTTGGCGCTTCTCTCCCACTGGCTCCTGAGGTATTTATCGTTGAATATGGTATTTACATCGATATTATCCTTCGAATGGTAAAACGTCTTGTCTCCGACAAGATCGATTATCACGCTGGGATTGATCTTCATTAGTCCTTCAAGGGAGACCTGGGGATATGCCGTTTTTTTCTCGCTGACGGCATTCTCTCCTCCCGCAAGCGAGATCATCTCCCCGTAGAAATTGTTGTTGCTGGCGACATAAAAGCTGTTTATCTGGTATTCGGAGAGCTCTCTCGAAACACAGAGGATGACCTTGGGCCGCTTGAGCCCCTTTACTTTCGAGGTGACCAAATCAACGTCGGCACGTATATTTGAAACGAGCTTCGCCGCCTTGCTCTGAGCTGAACATACCTTCCCAAGCCTGATGATGGAGTCGCAGATCTCGTCGATCGAGTTCTGCTTCATTACGAGATAGGGGATCCTGAGCTTGTCCAGCTGAGGGGTGAACTGCATGTGCATGTCCTGGAGCAGGAGCAGGTCGGTCTTCATGGACATGACAGCCTCAAAGTTGACCGCTGCGAAATCGCCCATCTTCGGCTTTTTAGCAGCTTCGGCGGGATAATCACAGAAATCCGTCACTCCTATGATGTTGTCTCCCTGGCCAAGCTCAAAGAGGATCTCGGTTCCGACAGGAGTCAAGGAGATTATCCTCTTAGGGGATGCTTCCGCATACCCGAAGGACAAGAGCATCATAAGCATCATAAATGGCAAAAGCAGTCTTGACTTCTTCAATCGAATACCTCTTTCCTCATTATTGCAAAAAAACAGGGAGCCTCAGGGCTCCCTCAATAAGATCAAATGGGGATGAACAACGCCCGCGCATAACATCCATCATCTTTTTTCAGGTCGCCTGACTTCCCGATCGGGTAACAGTGGCGGGGCCGCTCCGGACTTGCACCGGATTCCCCCTCAAAAGACGCTGCTATTTTGTTTTTTTCTTGTGTACCGGAAGGAGCGGGTTTGTATCATTGCCCTCCCTTTCGGCATCTCGTGCGCATATTCTATCATAAGAGGCGTTTATTGTTGCAAAACAGACGGTGCGGATATATTTTTTACACCGACGGATAAAATGAAACGCACCTAAGATCCAGTACTGCAACGGGTAAAGGAGCCTTTTTGCAGTGACAAGTGACAAGTAACAAGTGACAAGTGCTGTCTGTCAATAACTTGTGAAAATTTCACCCCCCTCTTTTTTTAAGCAGCCTTTGCGTTTTTAAAGAAATACTCCTGCATGAGTTTTTTCGTCACATTTGCCAATGTCCCCTCAGGCTCCAAAGAAGACTTCAGTGGCAATACCAACCGGACGGGAAATAATTTCCCCTTGTATTCGGCCCTCATGCCACTTTCTTTGCTGAGCAATATTGTGACTTTTGCCCTTGGTGGCACGTTATTGTCTGCTATTACAAAACGGCAGTTGTGTATTGATATTACTCCTGAATTATCGGTAACTCTTGGTATCCTGACGCAGAGAAGTGTGTCCAGATTGAATTTTGCAGGTAATGGCAGAAAAGCGTTTTTATCAGAAGAAGGCTTGATGGCAAAACGGTCGTTGTATTTTTTTATATATCCCGGGAGAAATTTATTGGCCTCTTCAATATTCCGGATATCCCGTATCCTGAATTCACTGACCAATCTGCTTTGGAGTGTTCCCCAAAGACGCTCTATCCGTCCTTTGGCCTGAGGTGTATTTGCCGGGAACATCTCTACGCCAAGCTCACGCATTATGCGGCCGAACTGTGTGACAGCCTTTTCCATTCCTGCCAATTCATCTTCGATCGATAGAGAGTACTCTTTTTTTTGTGTAGGAAAGAATACGCTGTACTTATCGGGGTAAAGGGACAATGGGACTCCATGTTTTTTGATCGTCTGACGTGTAACTTCCAGATATCCAAAGAGACACTCGGCTTCACACATATACAGCCCTGTAATAGTCCCTGTGGCATCATCTATGAACCCATGCAGAGACTGTTTTTTGCCGCTGCAAAACCAGTCATGCGGTGTTCCGTCTGCCTGGAGCATCATTCCTTCAGCCGGCTTCCTCGCTCGGAGCAAGTGCTTCTTATGTTTTCTGTGTTTCTTGGGGCTTTTTATCCCGGCTTTTGTAAGCAGTGAGTGTAAAGCTGAGTAGGAAATAACAATGCCTTCGTTTTCCTCCAGCAGTTCTTGGAAATGGGCGAAATTACATAGTTCGTAGGCATAAGAAGTTTTTAAAGAGATGATCCTGTCTTTGATTACGGCACTTAAACTATGAATTGGCCTGTGTTGTTTATTGCCGTGTATAACAGCCTCGACTCCTGCTTTCCTGACCTCCTTCTTAAGTTGTTTGATGCGTCGCTCTGAAAGATTAAGTAACTTTGCCGCATCTTTAACAGTATTTTTCCCCTCAATAGCGCAATTGATAACGTGGTGCCTGCGGATCTCCTTATCTGTCATTGTGTACATCATCACTCCAAGTTACCACAATCTTGTCCTCCCAAGTCAGGGGGGGTGAAATTTTCATGTGATAAATTACAGGGTGAAATTATCATAAGTTAAATACAGTTAAATACAGCTGTCTTGACAAACCGTGTATATAAGGTAGAATGTCTTTCCGTGAATACCGCATCGTTAAGCGGTTCGCTGTTAGTGGTAGGATGGCCGAGTGGTCAAAGGCAACAGACTGTAAATCTGTCGGCGAGAGCCTACGCTGGTTCAAATCCAGCTCCTACCACCATTCTTTTGCCCAAAATGCCCTTACCGCATTATTGGTTGCCGCCTTAGCTCAGCAGGTAGAGCACATCCATGGTAAGGATGGGGTCCCCGGTCCGAGTCCGGGAGGCGGCTCCACTGATAGCAACGGTTCCCGAGGTTTAAGACCTCGGGAATTTTTATGCCGACAAGGGGAAAGGCGTACGGGGATGACGGAAATGAGAAAGGCGTACGGGGATGATGACGCAGATATCTGCCGAAAAAACATCCAATCCGGCGGGAGTCAGCAGGGAATCGATTGGAAATCAGTTGGTCCTTGGTTCTTCATAACCGCTTTCCGACTGCTTCGCGGCGATGAAATCGCCACTTCGCGCGGCATCACCATGCCGCACTTCCCCGTACTTCACCAGCCTATCACGACTGCACACGCTTGCCTACCTCCAATGTTTGCCAACCGCCCGCCAACTGCCTATGGCTTGCCCGCCCTTACCATCGCTCCGCCAATGGAACACACATCCTGATCTTTGTGGTAATATACCCATGTAAATGTCATTACATTGCAAATTGACCGGAAATTATCGGCTGGTGCAAAGTAGGGATTAGTTTCAAGCTTGTCGTTAACTTCATGCGATGTCCGGTTGGTCGGATAAATAATAATTGTTATAAATACGTATTGACACGCCTGTATGTACCATTTATCATGGGCGGGTTGTGTTTTGATGTTTCATGGCTTGTTTTAGGCGCTTAACAATCAAAACCAACTCTGATTTTGAGGTCTAGAATGCAATGTAAATGTTGTTCTTTGTCAATATAATTCAATTAAAAATTATAGATAATTTCAAAACAAATTTTAAGTTAATGGACCTGTCCATGCAGAAAGGTTTAGGAGGTATATCAAAGTGCGTATATTATTGAAAAAGAATCTTAAACTTCCTTTATGTCAATATCTTTTTTTGTCTCTTCTTTTGCTGGTTATGGGATGCGTACAGGCAGGGGCGAGTGAGGTCTCAGCGGCCGATTCGCTGCTTAGAGCCCTCTCTACAAACCCGGAGATACGGGCAAAGTGGCACTCTCTAAGGGCTTCAGAAAGAGAATTCGACTCGGCGAGGGGAGGATTCAGGCCAAGGTTGGACCTGACGGCGGGCATCGGCCGTGAAAATCTTGACGGCAGGGGCTATGAGGGGCGCGATTTCCAGAACTATACTAGCGACGGCGTGACCTTAAGCCTTACCCAGATGATCTTTGACGGGAACTATACCTCAAGTAAAGTAAAAAAATTCAGCCACGCTCAAAAAATGCGTTACTTCGACCTTATTTCATCAATGGAACAGATCGCTCTCTCAGCGCTGAGGAGCCACGAGGACATGATAAGGTACAGGATCCTTGTGGATATGGCCAGCGAAAATTTAGCAAGGCACGAAGAGATCAAGAACAAAGTTCAGGAGAGGACAACGGCAGGGGTCGACAGCCAGGTCAACCTTGAAACGGCCCGAGGACGCCTTGCCCTTGCGCGCGTAAATCTAATGACCGAAGAGTCCAACCTGCACGACACTACGACCCAGTACGTAAGGATCGTGGGCGAGACACCGGAGGAAGAATTGGTTAAGAGCTCCATCGATTTCGAGCTGCCGCAGGAGATCGACCCTTCAATGGAGAAGATACTGGCCGACAACCCTCAGATCTCTTCACACAAAGAACAGGTCAGATCCATGTCCTATGCCGTCTACGAACAGAAATCCAAGATGTGCCCGAGCCTCCTCTTCAGGGCAAGCAGCAATTTCGAAAATGACGTCGACGGCGTGGAGGGGCGCAGAGACAAAGGAGTCGTTGAGCTGATATTCAGATACAACCTTTATAACGGCGGCTCTGACAAGGCCGATATCGAAAGGCACGAAGAATTGCTCAAAGAATCTGAGGAAAACAAAAACAGAGCCGAACGTGATGTAATACAGATCGCGCTCGTCTCTTTCAACGACATTCGGACCCTGAGCGAACAGCTTAACAGCCTTGACCAGCACAGAAAGTATGCAGATTACACAAGAGCTGCATACGGCAAACAGTTTGAGGCCGGAAGAAGAAGTCTTCTGGACCTGCTGGACGCTGAGAATGAATATTTTCAGGCGAACAGGGCCTATGCAAACGCGGAGTCCAATCTGACCATAGCCAAGGCCAGATACCTTGCAGCCTCAGGACAGCTTCTGAAATACTTTGATATCTTCGGAGAGAGTCTGCCGTCACCTCAGGAAATCAGCCTGGAGATCACCAAAGACAAGGTTATCTGACACGGTGACTCGGAGGACTTATGCAGGACTGCGCCGACACAAAAGTCCATAATGAAAATGGATCTGCCCCTGTCACGGAAAAGCAGAGAGCCGTAAGGGTGGATACCATGCGGGGCGGCCCGTTAGCTGCCTCGCTCTCTGTCCTTTTGACCTTCCATGGCATACATGCCACGATTGAGGCATTGCTGGCAGGGCTGCCCCTGGAAAACGGCGCGCTTACCCCCTCGCTCTTTGCGAGGGCCGCGGAGAGAGCAGGACTTTTAAGCCGGGTGGTACTATCCCCCATCGACAGGCTTAATCCTGTTTTGCTTCCCGCAGTCCTGATCCTCGCTGAGAATAACAGCTGTGTTGTCCTATCTATCGACAAAAAAGCCGGAACGGCGCGAGTCGCCTTTCCTGAAGTCGGATCGGACGAGACGCTGATAGATCTTGAACAGCTTAACGAAACCTACACAGGCTTTGTCATATACGTGCGCCCTCTCTTTAAGTTCGACGACAGGGCGGTCCGGACCAAAAAGCTGGAGAGGGAGCACTGGTTCTGGAGCGTTATATCGGAACACCGCTACCTGTACCGGGATATAATCGTGGCCTCCGTTTTGAGCAACTTCATAGCCTTTGCAATGCCGCTTTTCGTGATGAACGTCTACAACAGGGTCGTCCCCAACAAAGCCGTCGAATCTCTGTGGGTGATGGCTATAGGCGTGTTCGTTATGATAACCGCGGATTTTGTGATACACGTGACTAGGGGATATCTTGTCGACCTCGCCGCAGTAAAAACAAACGTGAAGCTCTCCGGCGAAATGATGGAACATGTGCTGGACATGAGAAACGAGGAGAGATCTCCCTCTGTCGGCTCTTTCGCCAGCAGCATCCAGGGCTTCGACAGCGTCCGTTCTTTTATATCATCGGCGACGGTGCTCGCGTACGTCGATCTTCCCTTTGCCATTTTGTTCTTCGTTGTCATAGCCCTGATATCCTGGACTCTGGTCGTTCCGCTGCTGATCGCCTCCGCCCTGATACTCCTGCATGCCGTGCTTGTGCAGGGACAGATGCGCGAGCTCTCCGAGACTACAAACAGGGCGAGCTCCTTAAAAAACGCTACGCTCATTGAAAGCCTCGTGGCCATGGAGACTGTCAAATCTCTCGGAGCGGAGGGGCACATCCAGACAAGATGGGAAAAGACCGTGGCCTTTTTAGAAAACACAAACATCAAGCTGAGACTGCTCTCATCCTCCGTGGTCAGCTCGGTACAGTGGATTCAGATAACGGCATCAATAGCAACTATGATAATTGGGGTCTACCTGATAATGAACAACAGCATCAGCATGGGCAGCCTTATCGCAACCTATATGCTTTCATCGAGGGCAATAGCTCCGATCGGCAGGGTCGCGGCGCTCCTGATGCAGTACCATTCTGCATCGAGATCGCTGAATGCACTGGACGATATCATGCAAAAGGAGACGGAACGCCCCGCCGATTCAGTTTTTATCAGCACACCCGAGATCCGCGGCTCCATACAGTTTAGAGGGGTCACTTTCACCTATCCCGGGCAGGAAAGCCCCGCCCTTTCGGAAGTTTCATTCGCGGTCAATGCGGGGGAAAAGATCGCGCTCCTCGGTCCCATAGGCTCGGGTAAAACCACCGTCAACAAGCTTGTGCTCGGCCTTTTCAAGCCACAGGAGGGAAGCATCCTGATAGACGGCAAGGATATAAGGCAAATCGATCCCTCCGAGCTGAGAAAAAACATCGGCGTCGTCCCGCAGGACGTAATGCTCTTTTACGGCAACCTGAAAGACAATCTGATCTTCGGTACCCACTCGGTAACTGACAGGGAGATACTTATCGCTTCAAAGATCAGCGGAGTCGAGATGTTTGCCAACACCCACCCCAAAGGTTTCGATATGCCCATAGGCGAGAGGGGCAGCTTCCTCTCCAGCGGGCAGAGACAAGCCGTTGCAATAGCCAGGGCAGTGATCAAAGATCCGCCGATACTTATACTTGACGAACCGACTGCGTCCATGGACCACGTAATAGAGGAGCATATAAAAAACAACCTCATGGCCGTTACAAAAAACAAGACCGTGATATTGACCACCCACCGCACTCCGCTGCTTAGCCTGGTGGACAGGATC
The genomic region above belongs to Synergistaceae bacterium DZ-S4 and contains:
- a CDS encoding ABC transporter ATP-binding protein, encoding MSTQKFLDIEGLSLDLGGVRILEDISFSLEKGRYLGIIGPNGAGKSSLLKCIGRLHKNFTGRVSLEGVSLSSMSERALARRIAWVHQTGSDSLPFTVREFALMSRYPWQKAIGGETVEDRSIIDRSLETADVADIADRQLNSLSGGERQKALIAAALAQSTDILFLDEPTSFLDYRHQVETLELIERVNREQGMTVLLVTHDINLALHGADEVLAIKKGRMVWKGESSELLEEGLLPEIFDTGFKSFTSEGQIMPYVAPGGLVR
- a CDS encoding TolC family outer membrane protein, translated to MSLLLLVMGCVQAGASEVSAADSLLRALSTNPEIRAKWHSLRASEREFDSARGGFRPRLDLTAGIGRENLDGRGYEGRDFQNYTSDGVTLSLTQMIFDGNYTSSKVKKFSHAQKMRYFDLISSMEQIALSALRSHEDMIRYRILVDMASENLARHEEIKNKVQERTTAGVDSQVNLETARGRLALARVNLMTEESNLHDTTTQYVRIVGETPEEELVKSSIDFELPQEIDPSMEKILADNPQISSHKEQVRSMSYAVYEQKSKMCPSLLFRASSNFENDVDGVEGRRDKGVVELIFRYNLYNGGSDKADIERHEELLKESEENKNRAERDVIQIALVSFNDIRTLSEQLNSLDQHRKYADYTRAAYGKQFEAGRRSLLDLLDAENEYFQANRAYANAESNLTIAKARYLAASGQLLKYFDIFGESLPSPQEISLEITKDKVI
- a CDS encoding iron ABC transporter permease is translated as MRRLALPFLFIFSLAVVAVAPFIGMQNIGISDLLGGADENIIRIMWDLRVPRVLLGWITGSTLALCGLIFQALFRNPLASPDMLGVSTGAAFGAVVYIRTGIVFSLFGAVSGLSLAAFAGALAATFAIYAAGNLRRGGMSEATLLLAGVAMSFLFGSLNMIIQFTGGYIDTFRMMRWSMGGIQAVGFGPVLATLPALAVIFAVAFVTAPELNLFVCGEDIAASRGVSVVRLRRLLFFSVSIVIGINVATCGPIGFVGLLGPHICRKFVGTDHRKLALASLFFGGAFLVLCDTAARILWSPAEVPVGVLTSFIGSIFFLWLLVRGRR
- a CDS encoding helical backbone metal receptor, with product MKKSRLLLPFMMLMMLLSFGYAEASPKRIISLTPVGTEILFELGQGDNIIGVTDFCDYPAEAAKKPKMGDFAAVNFEAVMSMKTDLLLLQDMHMQFTPQLDKLRIPYLVMKQNSIDEICDSIIRLGKVCSAQSKAAKLVSNIRADVDLVTSKVKGLKRPKVILCVSRELSEYQINSFYVASNNNFYGEMISLAGGENAVSEKKTAYPQVSLEGLMKINPSVIIDLVGDKTFYHSKDNIDVNTIFNDKYLRSQWERSAKVEAVKKGRIYIMQGTVYLRPGARSGKILKAFAKAIHPEVKW
- a CDS encoding type I secretion system permease/ATPase, with amino-acid sequence MQDCADTKVHNENGSAPVTEKQRAVRVDTMRGGPLAASLSVLLTFHGIHATIEALLAGLPLENGALTPSLFARAAERAGLLSRVVLSPIDRLNPVLLPAVLILAENNSCVVLSIDKKAGTARVAFPEVGSDETLIDLEQLNETYTGFVIYVRPLFKFDDRAVRTKKLEREHWFWSVISEHRYLYRDIIVASVLSNFIAFAMPLFVMNVYNRVVPNKAVESLWVMAIGVFVMITADFVIHVTRGYLVDLAAVKTNVKLSGEMMEHVLDMRNEERSPSVGSFASSIQGFDSVRSFISSATVLAYVDLPFAILFFVVIALISWTLVVPLLIASALILLHAVLVQGQMRELSETTNRASSLKNATLIESLVAMETVKSLGAEGHIQTRWEKTVAFLENTNIKLRLLSSSVVSSVQWIQITASIATMIIGVYLIMNNSISMGSLIATYMLSSRAIAPIGRVAALLMQYHSASRSLNALDDIMQKETERPADSVFISTPEIRGSIQFRGVTFTYPGQESPALSEVSFAVNAGEKIALLGPIGSGKTTVNKLVLGLFKPQEGSILIDGKDIRQIDPSELRKNIGVVPQDVMLFYGNLKDNLIFGTHSVTDREILIASKISGVEMFANTHPKGFDMPIGERGSFLSSGQRQAVAIARAVIKDPPILILDEPTASMDHVIEEHIKNNLMAVTKNKTVILTTHRTPLLSLVDRIIVMDRGKILADGPKEKVLNALQHGQIRRTA
- a CDS encoding ISNCY family transposase; translated protein: MMYTMTDKEIRRHHVINCAIEGKNTVKDAAKLLNLSERRIKQLKKEVRKAGVEAVIHGNKQHRPIHSLSAVIKDRIISLKTSYAYELCNFAHFQELLEENEGIVISYSALHSLLTKAGIKSPKKHRKHKKHLLRARKPAEGMMLQADGTPHDWFCSGKKQSLHGFIDDATGTITGLYMCEAECLFGYLEVTRQTIKKHGVPLSLYPDKYSVFFPTQKKEYSLSIEDELAGMEKAVTQFGRIMRELGVEMFPANTPQAKGRIERLWGTLQSRLVSEFRIRDIRNIEEANKFLPGYIKKYNDRFAIKPSSDKNAFLPLPAKFNLDTLLCVRIPRVTDNSGVISIHNCRFVIADNNVPPRAKVTILLSKESGMRAEYKGKLFPVRLVLPLKSSLEPEGTLANVTKKLMQEYFFKNAKAA